Proteins encoded in a region of the Watersipora subatra chromosome 5, tzWatSuba1.1, whole genome shotgun sequence genome:
- the LOC137397284 gene encoding protein FAM200C-like: MNETPNYWKPPYKVAYEIANQKKPHTIGEDLLKPCTLMTAKPILGKEAEKKLAAVSLSNNTVQRRNCSMVNDIKDQVVQQIMLSPFGLFAIQLDESTDVASCSQLMMYARYVHNEEIKKEFLFRVPLETTTKAKDIFNVVSNFFDEVDLKWENVISCCTDGAPAMLGTKSGFQALVKKFHLM, encoded by the coding sequence ATGAATGAAACTCCAAACTACTGGAAGCCTCCGTACAAGGTAGCATATGAAATCGCTAATCAGAAAAAACCCCATACCATTGGAGAAGATTTATTAAAGCCATGTACACTGATGACGGCGAAACCTATATTGGGAAAGGAGGCTGAGAAGAAGCTGGCTGCAGTGTCATTGTCTAATAACACAGTGCAGAGAAGAAATTGCAGCATGGTCAATGACATTAAAGATCAGGTTGTCCAGCAGATAATGTTATCTCCATTTGGGCTCTTTGCTATTCAGTTGGATGAGTCAACTGATGTAGCTTCATGCTCACAGTTAATGATGTATGCCCGCTATGTACACaatgaagaaataaaaaaggaatTTCTGTTTCGTGTACCTCTGGAAACCACAACCAAAGctaaagacatttttaatgttGTCTCCAACTTTTTTGATGAAGTAGATCTAAAATGGGAAAATGTTATTAGCTGTTGTACAGATGGGGCACCAGCTATGCTAGGCACAAAATCAGGCTTTCAAGCTCTTGTAAAAAAGTTTCACTTAATGTAG